The Natrinema caseinilyticum genomic sequence CGGTGGACGCAATCGGCAAGACGCGACTGTGCCGCGGTGGACGACCGGCGAACGACGGCCGGTTACGTTCACCCGGTGGAAGTGTCGGATCAATGGGGTGGTGTGGGTAATTCTCACGCCGCACCGCGGAAAGCAGGATTTTTAGCCGCTCGAAAATTGGTGTCCATCGTGATGAATCGACATTCGCTCGAGCGGAGGTGGCAGCGTTGACGACCGACGTAACCGAAATCACGGTGATCGGGGAGGACGACACCGGACTCGTCGCCCGAGTGACCAGCCTCCTGTTCGAGCGAGGGATCAACATCGAGGACCTCGACCAGGCCGTTCGGGACGGTGTCTTCCGGATGTATCTGGCCGTCGACACCTCCGAAATGGTCTGTACGGAGGCGACGCTCCGGACGGATCTCAACGACCTCGGGGACGACCTCGGACTCGACGTTCAGGTTCGGTTCCCCGCCGACCGCGAAACGCAGCAGATCGCGGTCCTCGTCACCAAGGAGAGCCACTGTCTCGAGGCGTTGTTCGAGGCATGGGCAAACGACGACCTCGGTGCTGACATCGGCGTCGTCATCGGCAACCACGACGATCTCCAGCCGCTGGCCGAACACTACGACGTGCCGTTTCACGACGTCGGCGACGAGGGCGGCCAGCAAAACGAGGAGCGCCTCCTCGAGTTGCTCGCCGAGTACGACGTCGATCTGATCGTTCTCGCCCGGTACATGCGCATTCTCAGCCCGAACGTCGTCTTCCGCTACGAAGATCGCATCATCAACGTTCATCCCTCGTTGTTGCCGGCGTTCCCCGGCGCGGAGGCGTACCGGCAGGCAGTCGAGGAAGGCGTCCGCGTCGCCGGGGTCACCGCTCACTACGTCACGACCGACCTCGATCAGGGGCCGATCATCACCCAGCGCGCGTTCGACGTGCCCGACGACGCCGACGTCGCGGAGATGAAACGTCGCGGCCAACCGCTCGAAGCCGACGCTCTGCTCGAAGCCGTCCAGCTTCACTTGAACGGCGACGTTTCGGTCCATCGCGGCCGGACATCCGTCCGGGAGAACGGCGATACGTACCAGCTCGGCCTGCCCGACGAGATCCGGGAGTTCACCCCGGACCGGCCGGTCGACGGAATCGGGAGCGCGGTCGCCGACAACCAGTAGGTCCCTCGGATCGGTCTCTGCGGCGATCGGCCGGACCGCCGTCAGTGCGTCAGGCCGACCCCGACATCTCCCAGGTCTCGAGGCACCCGTCGCTACAGAAGTGCTTGTAGACCGCCGTTCCGTCTTCGACGGTCGTCACGACGCGCTGTTCGGAAGACGGTCCTGCCCGTTCGCCGCAGTGGTGACACGCGGGTGCGTCCTCGTCCGTCGAGTCAGTCATCGATCGACAGATGGGGCGAGACTCACTTTAACGAATTCATTTCGGCCACATCGGCCGTGAAGGGTCTATTCGCCCCGATCGCGTGTTGTGGGGACTGATGCCCGATATATCGACTGTGCCGCTCGATGTCGGTGGTGCGTACGTGCGCGTCCACGGGTACGCTTATCGCCACCGACGACGTACGTTGGTATGTCATGACACAGCAAGAAATACAGCAGGAGTTGTACGTCGACCAGTACACGCTCGGTCTCGTCGGTCCCGACCAGGAGTGGGCGGGAACCGTCGCCGACGGGGGCACGGTCACGACCTATACGCCGCCGGGGTGTTGGGGGCCGATGATCACGCCGAAGTTTCGCGGGGGACACGAAGTGACGAGGCCGATCCGCGTCGAGGGCGCGTCCGTCGGCGACGCCGTCGCGCTCCACATTCGGGACGTCGACGTGACGAGTATGGCGACGAGCACGGGATCGATGGCCGAGCGGGAGGACGCCTTCGGCGACGACCCGTTCGTCGATCACCGCTGTCCGGAGTGTGGCACCGAGTGGCCGGAGACCGTCGTCGAAGGGACCGGCGAGGACGCGATCATGTGCGCCGAGTGCGGTGCGAACGCCTCCTCGTTCGGTTTCGAGTACGGCTATACCGTCGCCTTCGACGACGACCACACCGTCGGGATCACGCTCGACGAAGACGGCGCACACGACCTCGCCGAAAACGCCGACGAGGTGATGGACATTCCTGAGAACTCACGCCAGCACCCCATCGTACTGTACGAACCCGGCGAGATGCCCGGCACCCTGGGACGACTGCGCCCGTTCATCGGGAACGTCGGCACGACCCCGCCGATCACGATGCCCGACTCGCACAACGCGGGCGACTTCGGCCAGTTCCTCATCGGCGCCGAACACGACTACGGCCTCGAGAGCGAAGCCGACCTCGAGGCCCGCACCGACGGCCACATGGACGTCCCGCAGGTTCGACCGGGCGCGACGCTGATCTGCCCGGTCAAGATCGACGGGGCCGGAATCTACGTCGGTGACTTGCACGCGAACCAGGGTGACGGCGAACTCTCGTTGCACACGACCGACGTGAGCGGCACCGTCACGATGGACGTCGAAGTCATCGAGGGTCTCGAACTCGACGGTCCGATCCTCCTGCCCACCGCCGAAGACCTCCCGTTTATCAGCAAACCGTACAGCGACGAGGAGCGCGAAACGGGTCGCGAACTCGGCGAAAAGCACGGCGTCGACGTGGAAGACGACATGGGCCCGATTCAGGTGATCGGCTCCGGCGCGACCGTCAACGACGCGACGCAAAACGCGTTCGACCGCGCGACCGAACTGCTCTCCATGAGCGAGGGCGAGGTCCGGTCGCGGTGTACGTTCACCGGCGGCGTCCAGATCGGCAGACTCCCCGGCGTCGTTCAACTCGACATGCTCGCGCCGATGGGCGTCCTGGAAGACCTGGATATCGCTCAGCTGGTGCGCGAGCAGTACGGGCTCTAGACCGACCCGGTACCCTGCTTTACTGGTGCGACCCGAGTCGGGTCGACCCGTGTCCCGTCCGGCCGACCGGGAGAGATCGGATCTTCCGTATCCGTTACGATTATCACCAAAGATTATTGCCTCACCTGGTGGACGAGCGACCGTGATGGCTGGATCACAACAACCGGAAGAGATAACATTTCAAGAACACGTGCTGACGGAGAGAGAACGAGAACTCTCGAGTCAGATCGAATCCGTAGAGTACATCGATGCGAAGGCGGCAAGCCTGTTCACGTTGATTACCGGCGCTTCGGGAGTCATTTCGCTCGTCGCCGTCATCTCTCCGTACGTCGGGCTTCCCGTCCCTCCCTCGCAAATCTCTCAAGCCGACGTCCTCGAGTACTACGAGCCCTTCTTGCTCGAACCCTCCATCTTCGTCGGCATCGTGTGCCTGCTGTTCTCGCTCGTATTCGCGGTGGTGACCCGCGACGTCGGTGACTATTACGACGGATTAAAAGAAGAGCATATCGACGCGGCCGTCGCCGACATCAAAGCGAAATCAATTTCGGAAACGTGGCGGATCGACGTAGTGGAGAACCTCGAGGAGAGCGTCGAACACAATGCCAGACGCATTCAGTACAAGACGTTTACGTACAGCGTCTCCGTCTACTTATTGATGGGATCGATTCTATTTCTTTTCATCGGTCTGTACAACATCGCGTTAGACACGTCCGTGCTCGCTTCGTACGTATCCGTGGTCGTAGTCGGCGTGGTAATCATCGGAATCAGGATCTTATCGATGATTAGAGCGCCGACCGCGGACGAACACGCGCCCCAAAATCGAGGAATGCCGAATACTCCCATCGCCCAGGTTGCGAAGGCCGTGTTTAGACGCTAGTGAAATTGCCTGTCGGAATTTTTCGGATGTGAAGCGAGCACTGTCCGATACGTACTCCAGACTGGCTCGCTTCACCGACCGATGCATCGAATTATTTCAGAAGTCTGTCTGAAGTGGTCCGAAGGAACTGATCGACGAAGGGAACTAAAACTCGTACTCGGAAACGAGATACCCGTCTCGAGGATAGAACCGCAATTGTCTGC encodes the following:
- a CDS encoding formyltetrahydrofolate deformylase codes for the protein MAALTTDVTEITVIGEDDTGLVARVTSLLFERGINIEDLDQAVRDGVFRMYLAVDTSEMVCTEATLRTDLNDLGDDLGLDVQVRFPADRETQQIAVLVTKESHCLEALFEAWANDDLGADIGVVIGNHDDLQPLAEHYDVPFHDVGDEGGQQNEERLLELLAEYDVDLIVLARYMRILSPNVVFRYEDRIINVHPSLLPAFPGAEAYRQAVEEGVRVAGVTAHYVTTDLDQGPIITQRAFDVPDDADVAEMKRRGQPLEADALLEAVQLHLNGDVSVHRGRTSVRENGDTYQLGLPDEIREFTPDRPVDGIGSAVADNQ
- a CDS encoding DUF7576 family protein, encoding MTDSTDEDAPACHHCGERAGPSSEQRVVTTVEDGTAVYKHFCSDGCLETWEMSGSA
- a CDS encoding acetamidase/formamidase family protein; its protein translation is MTQQEIQQELYVDQYTLGLVGPDQEWAGTVADGGTVTTYTPPGCWGPMITPKFRGGHEVTRPIRVEGASVGDAVALHIRDVDVTSMATSTGSMAEREDAFGDDPFVDHRCPECGTEWPETVVEGTGEDAIMCAECGANASSFGFEYGYTVAFDDDHTVGITLDEDGAHDLAENADEVMDIPENSRQHPIVLYEPGEMPGTLGRLRPFIGNVGTTPPITMPDSHNAGDFGQFLIGAEHDYGLESEADLEARTDGHMDVPQVRPGATLICPVKIDGAGIYVGDLHANQGDGELSLHTTDVSGTVTMDVEVIEGLELDGPILLPTAEDLPFISKPYSDEERETGRELGEKHGVDVEDDMGPIQVIGSGATVNDATQNAFDRATELLSMSEGEVRSRCTFTGGVQIGRLPGVVQLDMLAPMGVLEDLDIAQLVREQYGL